One Ignavibacteria bacterium genomic window carries:
- a CDS encoding cupin domain-containing protein — translation MKGFKSNIEKDTLENNNFRKVLYTSKHSQLVLMSLKPKEEIGEETHPDNDQFFRFENGEGKCIIDGNEYTVKDGDAIIIPAGAKHNVINLSASEDLKMYTIYSPAHHKDGIIRATKKEAEANEEDFDGVTTE, via the coding sequence ATGAAAGGATTTAAATCTAATATTGAAAAAGATACTTTGGAAAATAATAATTTTCGCAAAGTATTATACACATCAAAGCACAGCCAGCTTGTGCTTATGTCACTTAAACCGAAAGAAGAAATTGGTGAAGAAACTCATCCTGACAATGACCAGTTTTTCAGGTTTGAAAACGGTGAAGGTAAATGTATTATTGACGGAAACGAATACACCGTCAAAGATGGTGATGCAATTATCATTCCGGCAGGAGCAAAACATAATGTAATAAACCTGAGCGCTTCTGAAGACTTAAAAATGTATACCATATATTCTCCTGCCCATCACAAGGATGGAATAATACGCGCCACTAAAAAAGAAGCTGAAGCAAATGAAGAA
- a CDS encoding DUF488 domain-containing protein, with translation MIKIKRIYEKSSNSDGYRILVDRLWPRGLTKEKANIDIWLKEIAPTTGLRKWFAHDPKKWKSFKEKYKRELKNNSDLISKIKQLEKDEGVITLLYAAKDEKYNEAVVLKSIFH, from the coding sequence ATGATAAAAATAAAAAGAATTTATGAAAAATCTTCTAACAGTGATGGATATAGAATTCTTGTTGACAGACTATGGCCAAGAGGTCTGACAAAAGAGAAGGCAAACATAGATATCTGGCTAAAAGAAATTGCTCCCACAACCGGGTTAAGAAAATGGTTTGCTCATGATCCTAAAAAATGGAAATCATTTAAGGAAAAATACAAACGGGAATTGAAAAATAATTCAGATCTTATAAGTAAAATTAAACAACTGGAAAAAGATGAAGGGGTTATTACACTCTTGTATGCCGCAAAAGATGAAAAATACAATGAAGCAGTTGTGCTAAAAAGTATTTTTCATTAA